The genomic window cccctggTGGTAAGGGTTGAGCAGAACAGAGAACTTTGTGCTCTCAGCTCCAGCCCCCCAGAGGCTCCACCCTTCTGAACTCTTTCCCAGCCCAGTTTTCTGCCCTGACCTGATTCCCAAGCCTCAGTGACCGGGAACCGCTAGCCAGTAAAATCCCGGAGGAAGTCGTTGGGTTTGGAACTTGGACAATCACTTTCTTAGGCCAGATTTTAAGGGTAAGAATTGCAAATATAAAGACTGCAATCAAGTTTTCTTGGGCACTGTCCCTAACTTCCTCCTCAAAGTCAATggctaaatagatagatagatagatagatagatagatagatagatagatagatagatagatagatagatagatagatgaatgaataaataagcaaataaacgaatgaataaataagcaaatgaatgaataagcaaataaatgaatgaataagtaaataaatgaatgaatgaataagtaaataaataaagtcaatgGCAAATGTAAACATCCTAAGGTtagattttgttttggttttgtttagcTAATTGCTATAACTCGAGTCGCCcttttagtaaatgtctgaagctggatttatcCCACATGCCTTATCCACAGTACAACCTCGCAGCCCCTAGGAACacattttcattttggttttgggTCCCTATTGCCCAGCGCCTATCTTAATGCCCCGCAGGTGCTTAAAAAGCCTAGTTGAATGTTTGGGATTTCTGGATTAAGGGTGTGAAATCTTCCCTTGGTGACAACTCCACAGTTGAGCGTTGACTGGATTTATTTTTGTGGATTTCCCCAAGGGAGCTCCCCAAGATCAGGCTTTTCCTAAGgctattttttctcctcctacttccctccTAACAATGTACAGCATGTATAGGGGCCTTCATGAGAAAATTACTACCATCATCCCCTGTTTCCAAACCTCCCAGAAGTCACCACCACCCTGCCCTGGACAGGATTGTGGGAGCAGCAAGTCTATGTCCCCATTCCAGCTCTGACAGAAGCATGGAGGCAGTGAGTCACTGCTCCCTCTGCCCCAGCCTTGGACAGGAGCATGGGGGCACCGAGTCTATGCCCCCGTCCCAGTCCGGCACAGGATTATGGGGGCACGCGTCTATGCCCCCGTCCCAGTCCGGCACAGGATTATGGGGGCACCGCGTCTATGCCCCCGTCCCAGTCCGGCACAGGATTATGGGGGCACGCGTCTATGCCCCCGTCCCAGTCCGGCACAGGATTATGGGGGCACCGAGTCTATGCCCCCGTCCCAGTCCGGCACAGGATTATGGGGGCACCGCGTCTATGCCCCCGTCCCAGTCCGGCACAGGATTATGGGGGCACCGAGTCTATGCCCCCGTCCCAGTCCGGCACAGGATTATGGGGGCACCGCGTCTATGCCCCCGTCCCAGTCCGGCACAGGATTATGGGGGCACCGCGTCTATGCCCCCGTCCCAGTCCGGCACAGGATTATGGGGGCACCGAGTCTATGCCCCCGTCCCAGTCCGGCACAGGATTATGGGGGCACCGAGTCTATGCCCCCGTCCCAGTCCGGCACAGGATTATGGGGGCACCGCGTCTATGCCCCCGTTCCAGCTCTGGCAGAAGCCTGGGGGCACCGAGTCACTGACCCCTCCGCCCCAGTCCCGGACAGGATGGCGGGGGCACCGAATCTCCGCCCCGACCCCCACCCCGGCCCGGCCCCAGCACTCTCACTTCCTGCGGGTCTGGGTGATGTAGCATACAATGGCGATGAGGATGGCAAAGGCAACCACGGCTCCCACGGGCCCGATTTTGGCCCACATCAGTCGGTCTAGAGCCGGGAGAGAAGCAGACAGCCCCGCAGCGGgtcagggaggaagggagggagggagggggcaggggcGGGCGAAGGGCGGGAGCTGAGGTCCCGGGAGAGGAGCGGGGAGCGGGGGgcgcccctcccccacctcccagcGCCACCCGGCCGGCTTACTCACTGGCTCCCTGGAAGGGCAGCTCCAGGGTCTTGGTGCCGTAGAGATTGCGAGCCGAGCAGACGACGCGGGGCGGGGCTTGCACCTGCCCCCGGAGGGTGAGGATGCTGGTGAGCACGAGCCCCGTGCGCTCCGAGTACACGAACTCCCGCTCCGTCTCGTTCACCGTCACGTTGCGAGAGGGCAGCTCGAAGGCCACCGCCGGCTCTGGGTTCGACTTGACGGCACAGACGCACTGCACCATGTCCCTGACGGCCGCGCAGTGGGAGTCCAGAAGGATCACGGGAGCGACTGCAAAAGGGGCGCCGGAGCCTCGCTTAGCGGCTCCTCCTCGGCAGACCAGGCCTCCGAGCCGCCCCTGCCTCGTCCCCCAGGGCGCACGGAGCCCGGACCACTTCCTGGGCCGTCCTGCCTCCACTCGCTCCCCCCAGCCCCGAGAAGGTCACCCTGATACCgcttctgcctccatttcctctccttGTCCATCGGACAAAGTCACAGCCTCGGGGCTGGAAAGCTCTGGACCGTACGGGTCATCCAAATCCGCCCCTTTTACACGTGAAAAATCCAGAGCTAGGAGAAGTCCGAACCATACTTAAAGCCCTCCTTATGGCCTCCACTTGAATTCGTTGATTGGAATCAGGACAAATGTAAGTTCTCTGTGCTGATTTGCAAGGGAACAGGGACAGAGACAATCACCTCAGTTTTACCTAGGGGACTTATTCACTCCCCTGCTCTGGAAGCTTccgtggctccctattgcctccaggataaaaGATTCTTAGGAGAGGCTTTAAAGCCCAGTTTGGCCCCAAGTTGCCTTTCCAGACTAATTCCACAAATCCAGAATCTCTACTTTATACTGGCTGCCCTTCATGCTTGGAATGAACTCATTCTTCAGCTTCacaccttaaatttttttttctttccctgaggctggggttaagtgacttgcccagggtcacacagctaggaagtgtctgagaccagagatttgaactctggtcctcctgaattcaaagctggtgctctatccgctatgccacctagctgcccccaaccttAGAATTTTTCAAGACCCATATCGGGTACCTCCAGGAGGCCTTTCCCCACTGCTCTAGCTCTTagccccccttctctccccctcagGTGGTctcttatttactttttccttatAAACACTCCAGCCCTCTCTGTGTGGTGGACTGTAAGCTGCTTGCAGCCTGGGAGTGCTTTCCTTTGGGGCTCTGCACTCCGAATGCGGGAAGTGTTAGAGCTCCCTGGTCTGTCCTGGACGTCTCATCTGAGCAGACAGACCAGTAAGACTGGAGGGGGCCTGAATCAGGCAGGGACCATCCCCACATGCCCAGGTGCTGGGGCagcagggagggaagggaagctGAAAGGGAGGGGGCACTCACACTCCACGGAGATGTTGAAGGCGCTGGCTCTCTGGCCGTACTGGTTTTCAGCCACGCACCAATATTCCCCATCATCCTCGGCGGTGACAGCCGGCAGCTCCAGCAGCAGCTGGCTCTCATAAATGACTGTGGCCAGAATCTGCTTCTCCTTGAAGATGGTGAGAATGGGGTCTGGATTGCTCTGTGTGGAGCAGAGGATGGACACGGCTTCGCCCTCCACAGCTACCACGGTCCCGTTCACCGAAGGTTTCCAGGGAGCATCTGAGAGGGGCAGAGAAGGAATATGGGACATGGCAGCCGAGGGAGAGCTGGAGATCTGGGATTCTCTCCCAATTccatcctacacacacacacacacacacacacacacacacacaccacttacATCTACTCCCTACAcaacacacatgtacacacacccATGCACACaccacacatgtacacacacaaacaccccacacacatcacacacacacacacacacacacacacacacacacacacacacacacaccctgtcCTGGGAACCGGAAGCCCCGTCCTCACCTTGTCCAGATCCCAAATGCTAATTTAGTGCCTAATTATAAGATCACCACAAACCTAACCTGCCATCCCAGTGCCCGGCCCTATTCTATAATACTGGCTTTGTCTCTGGCTCCTTCTGTTCTGACCATTGTCATTCAGCTCCAGTACAAGCCTGGTCTCATTCTTTACTTTCCTCAGAAAACCCATGAGCTCAGGGATGAGCCAATCCCCAACGCTCCCCAGAGAGGAACTGGTGAGTTCAGCTGGCCTCTCTCTGTTCATCTCCCGGTCCTCCCTCCCCATGCCCAGGGTGAGCGAGCGCCGGAGAGTCACTTACACATGACGCTGAGGCCCACGGTGTGGTTGTCCTGCCCATAGGCATTCTCAGCCAAGCAGGCATAGATGCCGTCATCCTGAGGGGTCAGGTCCTCCAGCTCCAGGGTCAAGCTCCTGGCCACAGCCTCCCTGAGTACAGCCCCGTCCCTCATCCAGGTCAGCAGAGAGGTTGGGTTACTGTCAGCCCCACAGAGCAAGCTCACCTGTGACCCCTCAATGGCCTCCACGGAGGTATTCATCTCCACGATTAAAGGGGGGTCTGAGAGCAGGGACAGACACCAAGAACTTTCAGGAGACTCAGGCACTTTTTTTACCAAAGGTCTCACTTTTTTCCCACACATCCAATGGGTTAATCCCACTATTATTCTCCGAGACCCCAGGTATCTTTACCTCTCCCCGCACCCCCCCAGGGCCCTGAAATTCATGGGAAAGCCTTCAGACTGATACCTCTGCACCCCTCGAGGCTCAGGAGTCTGCCCTCCCCACCTCAGGCTCTGTTCCCAAGCTCACATTTGATGTCCAAGCTGGCGTAGCCCTCATATTGGAAGGTGGTGTTGGGGAAGGTGACCTGGCAGCCGAGCCTGTGCCCATTGGCCTCTCGAGTGGGCACAAAGTGCAGCAGGGATGTCTGCACCCAAGTACCGCCATCTTCCCGCATTCTGCCCAGCACGGCCGGGGCCCCCAGGCCGTCATGGCCCAGCCAGCTGAGCGTTGGGTGCAGCTCGGGGCAGTTATCGGGCACCATGCAGCTGATCTCCACTTCCGTGCCTGCCACCACCTCAGGGGGCACCGCAATGCTGGGAGAATCTGTCCAGGGTTGGGGGAGTCAGCAATGGAGGCACCCATAACTTTTCTCCTATTATCCTGACAAAcgttcttccccttctttccttgttCATATGCCTACCCCTCCCTAAAAACCGACACCCCTTCATTCACCGATCCCTAACTTATATAGCATAATATTCTCATTCATTATCCATTCACTGTTTTTTGGTTCAATGCTTCCGCCATTTTGTCCTGAGTGGAGACCTATATTCGTATTAATTTGCCTGCTATCTTCTTTCACACAACACCAGGGCACACATTCCCATCTCCACTGGACTGGGACCACATATAATTATCCGTGTAGAGGCTTGGAAATCTGTCACTTGGCCACAGTGATGGCAATGGCCATGAAAACATGAGCTTAAAGGAATCTGGATATAGGAGCACAACTAGGAGTCATGTGGCTCTAAGGGTGAGCTTAGCTTGACCACTAGaacctctcttcttctcccctccctgcaCCTTCCCTCAATTCTTTTGAGATTCTGGGATTGGCAAGTAAGTGGTCTGAAGCTGGTGAATTGGGTGGGAATCGATGAAAGAAGGCTGGGAATGGAGCCCTGTGGGTAGGCGGACACAGGGAAAGGGCGTGGGTGGGGGTCTGGACCTGGTAGCAGGAAGTCCTGCCTCGAAATGCTTCCTAGCTGAGGATCAGCTGAGGTCCCCAGTCTGTTTTCATGAC from Sminthopsis crassicaudata isolate SCR6 chromosome 3, ASM4859323v1, whole genome shotgun sequence includes these protein-coding regions:
- the MAG gene encoding LOW QUALITY PROTEIN: myelin-associated glycoprotein (The sequence of the model RefSeq protein was modified relative to this genomic sequence to represent the inferred CDS: inserted 1 base in 1 codon), which produces MRYLTALPLFWIMIAASRGGQWGAWMPSTISAFEXTCVSIPCRFDFPDELRPAVIHGVWYFNSPYPKNYPPVVFKSRTHVVHESFQGRSRLLGDLGLRNCTLQLTNLSPELGGKYYFRADLGGYNQYTFSEHSTLDIINSPSIAVPPEVVAGTEVEISCMVPDNCPELHPTLSWLGHDGLGAPAVLGRMREDGGTWVQTSLLHFVPTREANGHRLGCQVTFPNTTFQYEGYASLDIKYPPLIVEMNTSVEAIEGSQVSLLCGADSNPTSLLTWMRDGAVLREAVARSLTLELEDLTPQDDGIYACLAENAYGQDNHTVGLSVMYAPWKPSVNGTVVAVEGEAVSILCSTQSNPDPILTIFKEKQILATVIYESQLLLELPAVTAEDDGEYWCVAENQYGQRASAFNISVEFAPVILLDSHCAAVRDMVQCVCAVKSNPEPAVAFELPSRNVTVNETEREFVYSERTGLVLTSILTLRGQVQAPPRVVCSARNLYGTKTLELPFQGANRLMWAKIGPVGAVVAFAILIAIVCYITQTRRKKNMAESPSFAGGENPPVLFSSDFRIPGVPEKSESERRLGAERRLLGLRAEPPELDLSYSHVDLGKRPTKDSYTLTEELAEYAEIRVK